The DNA sequence GGCAAATAACCGGATCATTAACGACAGAGGCTTCATGAACAGACCTATAATCTCGACCGGGATCATGATAGGAAGCAGCGCAACGGGAACACCCGTAGGCTTCACGATGTGCATCCAGTAATGCTTGTTACCGCTGAAGGATACGATCAGGAACGTAATGACGGCCAGCACCAGCGTAACGGCAATGTTACCCGTTAAGTTAGCGGCACCCGGCAACAGTCCCAGCAGGTTGTTTACCAGAATAAAGAAGAACAACGTCAGCAAGTAAGGCAGGTACTTTACGTAGCGGGGACCAATGCTTGGTTTGGCAATCTCATCGCGAACGAACAGAATAATTGGCTCCAGAAGCGACTGAACACCTTTGGGCGCCTTTCCTTTGTTGCGGGCGTAGCCACGGCTAACGGCGGGAAACAGCGTGAGCAAAATGATGGCGCTCAACAGCAGCGACGCTACGTTCTTAGTGATCGAGAAATCGTACACCTTGGCACCTTCTATTTCTTCACCCGCTTCGTTCACGCGGTGAACTTTGCCATGTATCTGCTTATAGCCGTTGTAGACCTGATCATGCGCCAGATTAGACGATGAAAAAACTTCGACACCCCGGTCGGCAGAATACAAAATAACGGGTAATGGAATGGTGAGACCGTGGGCCAGTTCCCAGCCATGTTCATCTTTAACGTGGTGCATGATCATGTCACCGACGTTAAATTTTTTCTTCTCTCCAGGTACTTCACCCTCGTGGCCATGCTCCTGCGCCTGGCTCAATGTTAACGAACTCAAAACGAGTGCCGTAACCAACAAAAACTTACTAATAACCGAACGTATCATATGATGTGACAGGTCGTTTTTACGAATCGCGTCGCAAGTTACGGGTAAGCGCCCAAATCTCAAAGCCCGTGTAACATATATATAGTACAAGAAAGTCAAAAACGAAGGCCCGGCGTTGATCGATCCGCTGGAAGAGAAAAAATCCGATGAAGGCCAGACCCAGCACCAGCCGGGCTACGGTAGATGCCATGTACATAGGCACGAAACGTTCCCGATTTCCCTGTAAACCAGTTGATACCAGCCGGTGAGTCAGGAACGAAACGCTTAAAAAGAAGGCCAGCAATATTTTCCATTTGGGATGTAGCCAGGATGCCGAATAATATTCGTCAACTACGAAAAATGCAATCGCTAGCACCGCCGTAAATAGTATGGTCCGAAGCATGAATCAGGGAGGTCGGTTGGACAGGTACAGGTAATCAATCAGGGAGTCGGTCAGTTGGTCATTGACCGACCGACGTATAAGCTGTGTGTAGACGCCAGCCACTGACCAACTCCTTAACGGGTTAGCTATTTATTGGTGAGTTGACGAATAAACAGGTAAAGGGAGGCTCCAATGGCGGTCAGCGACAGGATGATTGTCCAGATCGGGCTCTTTGTCTGCTGCCAGTCGTCTATTTTCATACCTACCCAAACACCAGCCCCAATAGTGCCCAGCATCTGAAACGCAATGCCGCTGTATTCGGCAAACGACCTTGTTTTTTCGGTAGCACGCTTCAGCGGATCGGATTTTTCCGGTTCATAGGAACGGTTTTCTTCGGGTTGATCGGGCGCGTTTTCCATAGATTTTGGCTGGTTGATACCATGTGAAGCGCAAAATTCGTTAATTTGGCCTAACGTTCCATACGGCAAGTGTAGCCTTGAACGTTTTGATTACGAGTGCCACGAGTTATTTCCGAATGTCCCGCTACCTCCCCAACCGCTCACTTCTTGTATTGACGGTCCTTTCTTTATTGACCGGGGGGCTCTTTTCGTGTTCGCAATACAGTACAAAGCCTATTAGCAAAGGATACCATAATCTCACCGCTCATTTTAACGCCTACATCATTGCGCGTGATCAGATCGATGGAGCCGAGCAGATTATTTTTAAAAACCGGCAGGAAAATTACAACCAGCTCTTGCCCATCCTGCTTCCGGTCGATTCGATGCTTATTCAGCCGGTGAAACCCCAGTTGGACGATGCCATAAAGAAAGCGTCGCTAATCCCCGAGCGGCATCAGAACAGCAAATGGCTCGACAACGCTTACATTCTGATTGGCCGGGCACGGCTGCTGAAGCAGGACCTGCCCAACGCCATCGAGGTGTTCAAATATGTCAATACCAAAGGTACCGATGAAAACGACAAGCATGAAGCCCTGGTTGGGTTGATGCGCGCTTATGTCGAAGCCAGTGACTACGCGAATGCACTGAACGTAGCCGAATACCTCCGGACCCAGCCGCTTAACAGAGTCAATACCCGCAACTTTTACCTGACAAAAGCGTATCTCCACCAGCGCAAGGGCGAGTACGTAACCGCCGTCGGTATCCTTGACGCTACCTTTCCGGTTCTAAAAAAGGGCGAGTCGACGGCCCGGCTTCACCTGATTGCGGGTCAGTTGTATGATCTGATCGATCAACCTGCTAAAGCGCTGGCGGAGTACCGCAAGGTGCTCAGTTCACATCCCTCCTACGACCAGTCTTTTTACGCCAACCTGTATGCCATCCAGAGCAGCGGCCTCACCGGCGATCAGAAACGGATTGCCCAGTCGGCTGCTACGTTCGAGACTATGCTCAACGACCGGAAGAATACGGACCTGAAGGATAAAATCTATTTCACCATGGGCCTGCTTGCAGCCCGCAGCGGACAGATTGATCAGGCGATCAAACTTTACAGCCAGTCAATTCAGGCCGCTGGTGCCAATACAACCCAAGTACCCTACACCTATCAGGAAATTGGACGGCTTTACTTCGAGAAGAAAGCCAACTACGAAAAGGCAAAGGTGTATTACGATAGCGCAATGGCCATGCTGCCTGTTCAGTCGCCCGACTATGCGGCTGCGCTGGCGCGTAAGAAGACACTGGATGAGTTTGTCACGTATCGAACGACCATCCGAACGGACGACAGTCTGCTAACGCTGGCCCGCATGCAACCGGCTGCCCTGGATCAACTGCTCGATAACGTGATTGCGCAGCGGGAGAAAGAAGAAAACGCGCAGTTGGCTCTGGCTCAGCAAATCACCGAACGGGCGTCGGGCGGGGCGGTTAGTACGGTAGCGGGTGCGACCAATTCCAACCTCGCCCCAAATGAGCGCTGGGTGCTCTACAACCCGGTAGCCATGAGCCAGGGGCGGCAGGAGTTTTCGGTACGCTGGGGCAACCGCCCCCTGGAGGACAACTGGCGTCGGAGCAGCAAAGAATCGTCGGAGTCGGTGGCGGCAGCCAACAGTCCGCTTAACAACGGTTCGGCAGCCAACTCGGTCAATCCGAATGCTCCGCTGGCAACAACGAACGTAGGTACTGCGCCGGCAACGGGTCCTGAAGCAGCCCGCCGAACGAAGAAAGATGCCTTGCGCAGTCAAATTCCGTTCAGCCAGGAAGCGCAGGTGCAGGCCAACCAACGAATTGAAGACGCGCTCTATAAACTGGGAAAGCTTTACAAATTCCAGCTGAACCAACCCGCCGACGCGATTCCTACGTTTGAGCAGTTGCTCTCACGCTACCCCAATACGTTGCCCAAACCCGAGGTGTATTACCTGCTCTATCTCTCGAACGAACAGCTCAGTAAAGCGTCGAACTGGAAGGAAAAATTGTTGGCCGAGTACCCCAATACGTCTTACGCACGTTTAACGGGGCGTACCGCAGCGCAGTCTACCGATTCAGAAGAACAGGCGCAGCGGGTGTATACGAGCATTTACGAACTGTACAAAGCAAATAATACTACCGAAGCGTTGGCCCGTACTGAAAATTCACTAAGTACCTTTACGGGCACGCAACTGGAGGACAAGCTTGCCCTGCTACGGGTCATGATGATTGGGCGGATTCGCGGGCTTGATGCTTACCGGCAGGCATTGACCGAATTTGTCCGTGATTATCCCGGAAGCAAGCTGTTGCCCCGTGCCCGGGAAATGCAGGTCGCAGCCGACCAGTCAACAGCCAACAGAAAATAAGTGTTTAGATAATACGTCCACCAGCCAGTTATCTGCACACATAAACCCATACACTGCCCTCAATGATTGAATTTGCTCCCGGTACATTCCGGTACCTGATAAAAAAGCTATGGCAGTTCTCGCTGCTCGGCATTGCCCTGCTGATCTTCTACGTGTTGGCGGTCAGCTACAATTTTTTCTGGCTCTTTGGCGGGATGCCCAACCTCAAAGCGCTCGAAAATCCCAAGAGCGAAGAAGCCTCGGAGGTGTACACGGCCGACAACCAGCTGCTGGGAAAGTACTACGTTGAAAACCGCACGCCCGTCGAGATTTCGCAGGTATCGCCCAATGTGGTATCGGCACTGTTGGCCACTGAAGATGCCCGGTTTGTGAAGCACTCGGGC is a window from the Spirosoma rigui genome containing:
- the atpB gene encoding F0F1 ATP synthase subunit A — protein: MIRSVISKFLLVTALVLSSLTLSQAQEHGHEGEVPGEKKKFNVGDMIMHHVKDEHGWELAHGLTIPLPVILYSADRGVEVFSSSNLAHDQVYNGYKQIHGKVHRVNEAGEEIEGAKVYDFSITKNVASLLLSAIILLTLFPAVSRGYARNKGKAPKGVQSLLEPIILFVRDEIAKPSIGPRYVKYLPYLLTLFFFILVNNLLGLLPGAANLTGNIAVTLVLAVITFLIVSFSGNKHYWMHIVKPTGVPVALLPIMIPVEIIGLFMKPLSLMIRLFANITAGHIIILSLLSLIFLANALGSATTSLSISPIVLAFTLFLSLIELLVAFLQAFIFTLLTAMYIGSAVEEHHEADHGIGYEGSEAH
- a CDS encoding AtpZ/AtpI family protein, whose translation is MENAPDQPEENRSYEPEKSDPLKRATEKTRSFAEYSGIAFQMLGTIGAGVWVGMKIDDWQQTKSPIWTIILSLTAIGASLYLFIRQLTNK
- the porW gene encoding type IX secretion system periplasmic lipoprotein PorW/SprE: MSRYLPNRSLLVLTVLSLLTGGLFSCSQYSTKPISKGYHNLTAHFNAYIIARDQIDGAEQIIFKNRQENYNQLLPILLPVDSMLIQPVKPQLDDAIKKASLIPERHQNSKWLDNAYILIGRARLLKQDLPNAIEVFKYVNTKGTDENDKHEALVGLMRAYVEASDYANALNVAEYLRTQPLNRVNTRNFYLTKAYLHQRKGEYVTAVGILDATFPVLKKGESTARLHLIAGQLYDLIDQPAKALAEYRKVLSSHPSYDQSFYANLYAIQSSGLTGDQKRIAQSAATFETMLNDRKNTDLKDKIYFTMGLLAARSGQIDQAIKLYSQSIQAAGANTTQVPYTYQEIGRLYFEKKANYEKAKVYYDSAMAMLPVQSPDYAAALARKKTLDEFVTYRTTIRTDDSLLTLARMQPAALDQLLDNVIAQREKEENAQLALAQQITERASGGAVSTVAGATNSNLAPNERWVLYNPVAMSQGRQEFSVRWGNRPLEDNWRRSSKESSESVAAANSPLNNGSAANSVNPNAPLATTNVGTAPATGPEAARRTKKDALRSQIPFSQEAQVQANQRIEDALYKLGKLYKFQLNQPADAIPTFEQLLSRYPNTLPKPEVYYLLYLSNEQLSKASNWKEKLLAEYPNTSYARLTGRTAAQSTDSEEQAQRVYTSIYELYKANNTTEALARTENSLSTFTGTQLEDKLALLRVMMIGRIRGLDAYRQALTEFVRDYPGSKLLPRAREMQVAADQSTANRK